Proteins encoded within one genomic window of Siniperca chuatsi isolate FFG_IHB_CAS linkage group LG4, ASM2008510v1, whole genome shotgun sequence:
- the roraa gene encoding nuclear receptor ROR-alpha A isoform X3, whose amino-acid sequence MSGCLITNEKCCSPCSSNYCISVTKKTHTSQIEIIPCKICGDKSSGIHYGVITCEGCKGFFRRSQQSNAAYSCPRQKNCLIDRTSRNRCQHCRLQKCLAVGMSRDAVKFGRMSKKQRDSLYAEVQKHRLQQQQRDHQQQPGEAEPLTPSYGLSANGLTELHDDLSGYMDGHTPDGSKPDSAVSSFYLDIQPSPDQSGLDINGIKPEPICDFAPGSGFFPYCSFTNGETSPTVSMAELEHLAQNISKSHMETCQYLREELQQMTWQAFLQEEVENYQSKPREVMWQLCAIKITEAIQYVVEFAKRIDGFMELCQNDQIVLLKAGSLEVVFVRMCRAFDSQNNTVYFDGKYAGPDVFKSLGCDDLISSVFEFGKNLCSMHLSEDEIALFSAFVLMSADRSWLQEKVKVEKLQQKIQLALQHVLQKNHREDGILTKLICKVSTLRALCSRHTEKLTAFKAIYPDIVRAHFPPLYKELFGSDFEQSMPVDG is encoded by the exons CTCAAATCGAAATAATTCCCTGCAAGATCTGTGGAGACAAATCATCAGGCATCCATTACGGCGTGATAACATGTGAAGGCTGTAAG GGCTTCTTCAGGAGGAGTCAGCAGAGCAATGCAGCCTACTCCTGCCCCCGTCAGAAGAACTGCCTGATCGACCGTACCAGCCGCAACCGCTGCCAGCACTGCCGGCTGCAGAAGTGCCTGGCAGTGGGCATGTCACGAGATG CGGTGAAGTTTGGCCGCATGTCGAAGAAGCAGCGAGACAGCCTGTACGCTGAGGTCCAGAAGCAccgactgcagcagcagcagcgtgacCACCAACAACAGCCTGGAGAGGCGGAGCCGCTCACACCTAGCTATGGCCTCTCAGCCAATGGCCTCACAGAGCTCCATGACGACCTCAGCGGCTACATGGATGGTCACACCCCTGATGGCAGCAAACCAGACTCGGCAGTCAGCAGCTTCTACCTGGACATCCAGCCATCTCCTGACCAGTCAGGCCTGGACATTAACGGCATCAAGCCGGAGCCCATCTGCGACTTTGCCCCCGGCTCTGGCTTCTTTCCTTACTGCTCCTTCACCAATGGAGAAACCTCCCCCACCGTGTCCATGGCTGAACTAG AGCACCTGGCCCAGAATATCTCCAAGTCACACATGGAGACATGTCAGTACCTGagggaggagctgcagcagatgACCTGGCAGGCCTTCCTGCAGGAAGAGGTGGAGAACTACCAGAGCAAG CCCCGGGAAGTCATGTGGCAGCTGTGTGCTATCAAAATAACAGAGGCCATTCAGTATGTGGTGGAGTTCGCCAAGCGCATCGACGGCTTCATGGAGCTGTGTCAGAACGATCAGATAGTGCTGCTGAAAGCAG gCTCTTTGGAAGTTGTGTTTGTCAGAATGTGCCGTGCCTTTGACTCGCAAAACAACACAGTCTATTTTGATGGAAAGTATGCCGGACCTGATGTGTTCAAGTCATTAG GCTGTGACGACTTGATCAGCTCCGTCTTCGAGTTTGGGAAAAACTTGTGTTCTATGCACCTGTCTGAGGATGAGATCGCCCTGTTCTCCGCCTTTGTGTTGATGTCTGCTG ACCGGTCCTGGCTCCAGGAGAAAGTGAAGGTggagaaactccagcagaaaaTCCAACTGGCCCTCCAGCATGTCCTGCAGAAGAACCACAGAGAGGATGGTATACTGACAAAG tTGATATGCAAAGTGTCGACACTGCGAGCGCTGTGCAGTAGGCATACAGAGAAGCTTACAGCTTTCAAAGCAATATACCCAGACATTGTGCGTGCCCACTTCCCCCCCTTATACAAGGAGCTGTTTGGATCAGACTTTGAGCAGTCCATGCCCGTTGACGGGTAG
- the roraa gene encoding nuclear receptor ROR-alpha A isoform X2, which yields MESPPDPASDPGNSASEPATPVRETPVNLETLRKADHPAPVRRQTCSSTNRAQIEIIPCKICGDKSSGIHYGVITCEGCKGFFRRSQQSNAAYSCPRQKNCLIDRTSRNRCQHCRLQKCLAVGMSRDAVKFGRMSKKQRDSLYAEVQKHRLQQQQRDHQQQPGEAEPLTPSYGLSANGLTELHDDLSGYMDGHTPDGSKPDSAVSSFYLDIQPSPDQSGLDINGIKPEPICDFAPGSGFFPYCSFTNGETSPTVSMAELEHLAQNISKSHMETCQYLREELQQMTWQAFLQEEVENYQSKPREVMWQLCAIKITEAIQYVVEFAKRIDGFMELCQNDQIVLLKAGSLEVVFVRMCRAFDSQNNTVYFDGKYAGPDVFKSLGCDDLISSVFEFGKNLCSMHLSEDEIALFSAFVLMSADRSWLQEKVKVEKLQQKIQLALQHVLQKNHREDGILTKLICKVSTLRALCSRHTEKLTAFKAIYPDIVRAHFPPLYKELFGSDFEQSMPVDG from the exons CTCAAATCGAAATAATTCCCTGCAAGATCTGTGGAGACAAATCATCAGGCATCCATTACGGCGTGATAACATGTGAAGGCTGTAAG GGCTTCTTCAGGAGGAGTCAGCAGAGCAATGCAGCCTACTCCTGCCCCCGTCAGAAGAACTGCCTGATCGACCGTACCAGCCGCAACCGCTGCCAGCACTGCCGGCTGCAGAAGTGCCTGGCAGTGGGCATGTCACGAGATG CGGTGAAGTTTGGCCGCATGTCGAAGAAGCAGCGAGACAGCCTGTACGCTGAGGTCCAGAAGCAccgactgcagcagcagcagcgtgacCACCAACAACAGCCTGGAGAGGCGGAGCCGCTCACACCTAGCTATGGCCTCTCAGCCAATGGCCTCACAGAGCTCCATGACGACCTCAGCGGCTACATGGATGGTCACACCCCTGATGGCAGCAAACCAGACTCGGCAGTCAGCAGCTTCTACCTGGACATCCAGCCATCTCCTGACCAGTCAGGCCTGGACATTAACGGCATCAAGCCGGAGCCCATCTGCGACTTTGCCCCCGGCTCTGGCTTCTTTCCTTACTGCTCCTTCACCAATGGAGAAACCTCCCCCACCGTGTCCATGGCTGAACTAG AGCACCTGGCCCAGAATATCTCCAAGTCACACATGGAGACATGTCAGTACCTGagggaggagctgcagcagatgACCTGGCAGGCCTTCCTGCAGGAAGAGGTGGAGAACTACCAGAGCAAG CCCCGGGAAGTCATGTGGCAGCTGTGTGCTATCAAAATAACAGAGGCCATTCAGTATGTGGTGGAGTTCGCCAAGCGCATCGACGGCTTCATGGAGCTGTGTCAGAACGATCAGATAGTGCTGCTGAAAGCAG gCTCTTTGGAAGTTGTGTTTGTCAGAATGTGCCGTGCCTTTGACTCGCAAAACAACACAGTCTATTTTGATGGAAAGTATGCCGGACCTGATGTGTTCAAGTCATTAG GCTGTGACGACTTGATCAGCTCCGTCTTCGAGTTTGGGAAAAACTTGTGTTCTATGCACCTGTCTGAGGATGAGATCGCCCTGTTCTCCGCCTTTGTGTTGATGTCTGCTG ACCGGTCCTGGCTCCAGGAGAAAGTGAAGGTggagaaactccagcagaaaaTCCAACTGGCCCTCCAGCATGTCCTGCAGAAGAACCACAGAGAGGATGGTATACTGACAAAG tTGATATGCAAAGTGTCGACACTGCGAGCGCTGTGCAGTAGGCATACAGAGAAGCTTACAGCTTTCAAAGCAATATACCCAGACATTGTGCGTGCCCACTTCCCCCCCTTATACAAGGAGCTGTTTGGATCAGACTTTGAGCAGTCCATGCCCGTTGACGGGTAG
- the roraa gene encoding nuclear receptor ROR-alpha A isoform X4 has translation MMYFVISAMKAQIEIIPCKICGDKSSGIHYGVITCEGCKGFFRRSQQSNAAYSCPRQKNCLIDRTSRNRCQHCRLQKCLAVGMSRDAVKFGRMSKKQRDSLYAEVQKHRLQQQQRDHQQQPGEAEPLTPSYGLSANGLTELHDDLSGYMDGHTPDGSKPDSAVSSFYLDIQPSPDQSGLDINGIKPEPICDFAPGSGFFPYCSFTNGETSPTVSMAELEHLAQNISKSHMETCQYLREELQQMTWQAFLQEEVENYQSKPREVMWQLCAIKITEAIQYVVEFAKRIDGFMELCQNDQIVLLKAGSLEVVFVRMCRAFDSQNNTVYFDGKYAGPDVFKSLGCDDLISSVFEFGKNLCSMHLSEDEIALFSAFVLMSADRSWLQEKVKVEKLQQKIQLALQHVLQKNHREDGILTKLICKVSTLRALCSRHTEKLTAFKAIYPDIVRAHFPPLYKELFGSDFEQSMPVDG, from the exons CTCAAATCGAAATAATTCCCTGCAAGATCTGTGGAGACAAATCATCAGGCATCCATTACGGCGTGATAACATGTGAAGGCTGTAAG GGCTTCTTCAGGAGGAGTCAGCAGAGCAATGCAGCCTACTCCTGCCCCCGTCAGAAGAACTGCCTGATCGACCGTACCAGCCGCAACCGCTGCCAGCACTGCCGGCTGCAGAAGTGCCTGGCAGTGGGCATGTCACGAGATG CGGTGAAGTTTGGCCGCATGTCGAAGAAGCAGCGAGACAGCCTGTACGCTGAGGTCCAGAAGCAccgactgcagcagcagcagcgtgacCACCAACAACAGCCTGGAGAGGCGGAGCCGCTCACACCTAGCTATGGCCTCTCAGCCAATGGCCTCACAGAGCTCCATGACGACCTCAGCGGCTACATGGATGGTCACACCCCTGATGGCAGCAAACCAGACTCGGCAGTCAGCAGCTTCTACCTGGACATCCAGCCATCTCCTGACCAGTCAGGCCTGGACATTAACGGCATCAAGCCGGAGCCCATCTGCGACTTTGCCCCCGGCTCTGGCTTCTTTCCTTACTGCTCCTTCACCAATGGAGAAACCTCCCCCACCGTGTCCATGGCTGAACTAG AGCACCTGGCCCAGAATATCTCCAAGTCACACATGGAGACATGTCAGTACCTGagggaggagctgcagcagatgACCTGGCAGGCCTTCCTGCAGGAAGAGGTGGAGAACTACCAGAGCAAG CCCCGGGAAGTCATGTGGCAGCTGTGTGCTATCAAAATAACAGAGGCCATTCAGTATGTGGTGGAGTTCGCCAAGCGCATCGACGGCTTCATGGAGCTGTGTCAGAACGATCAGATAGTGCTGCTGAAAGCAG gCTCTTTGGAAGTTGTGTTTGTCAGAATGTGCCGTGCCTTTGACTCGCAAAACAACACAGTCTATTTTGATGGAAAGTATGCCGGACCTGATGTGTTCAAGTCATTAG GCTGTGACGACTTGATCAGCTCCGTCTTCGAGTTTGGGAAAAACTTGTGTTCTATGCACCTGTCTGAGGATGAGATCGCCCTGTTCTCCGCCTTTGTGTTGATGTCTGCTG ACCGGTCCTGGCTCCAGGAGAAAGTGAAGGTggagaaactccagcagaaaaTCCAACTGGCCCTCCAGCATGTCCTGCAGAAGAACCACAGAGAGGATGGTATACTGACAAAG tTGATATGCAAAGTGTCGACACTGCGAGCGCTGTGCAGTAGGCATACAGAGAAGCTTACAGCTTTCAAAGCAATATACCCAGACATTGTGCGTGCCCACTTCCCCCCCTTATACAAGGAGCTGTTTGGATCAGACTTTGAGCAGTCCATGCCCGTTGACGGGTAG